In Candidatus Eisenbacteria bacterium, the genomic window ATCACGCTCGCCGGCTTCAACATCCCGGCGATCCGAACCCGCAAAGCCTCGACGACGGTGGAGCTACGGAACGACGAGACGTTCGTCATCGGCGGTCTTCTCACCGCGACGGAAACCGAGCTTGTTTCGAAGATCCCGCTTCTCGGAAGCATTCCGCTCCTCGGCGCGTTCTTCAGCAGCAGCACGAGCTCGAGAACCGAAACCGAACTGTTCATCCTGGTCTCGCCGAAGATCGTGGAGCCGCTCGCGCCGACCGAGATTCCCGAGCTTCCGTGGGCGGGAGAGGAATAGACGGAGACGACGGAGCAGCACCTATGAGCAATCTTCGAGTCATCGTGGTCGATTCCGACGAAGTGACGAGACGGGCGATCCTCTCGCACCTTGCGGTCCTTCCCGGGGTCGATGTCATCGGGGACGCCGCGGATCCGGCGACCGGCCACCGGCTGATCCGCCAGAACCGGCCGGATCTTGTCCTCGTCGAGGTGGGCGGGATGGACGACGCCGGCATGCGCCTCGCCGCGGACGTTCACGCGGAAATGCCGCGAACGGCGGTCTTCGTTTCATCTCCTCACAAGAACCCGGATCTCATCCTGAAGGCGATGGGCGCGGGGGCGAAGGAGTTTCTCCTCAGGCCGGTCGAGCTTCATGTCTTAACCAAATCGATCGAGAAGATCCTGAGAGATCCCTCGCGCCACGAGGGGGCGGGCGCGCGAAGGGGCCGGCTCATTACCTTCTTCAGCAACAAGGGGGGCGTGGGGACGACGACCCTCGCGACGAACACCGCCGCGGGCCTCGCGAAAGAAGGGCTCGGGCCGGTCGGGCTCGTCGATTTCGATCTCCAGCTCGGGAACGTGGCGAGCTTCCTCAACTTGAATCCGAACTACACCGTCTACGATCTCGTCACGCAGCTCGACAAGGTGACCCCCGACTCGGTCGACGGCTTTCTCGCGAAGCACGATTCGGGCATCTCGGTGCTCGCCGAGCCGAAGACGCCGGCCGAGGCCGAGTCGATCACGCCGAGCCAGGCGACGAGGACGATCGAGCTCTTCCGGTCCGCGTACAGCTACGTCGTCGTGGACACGCCCAAGGGTTTCGACGAGCGGACGCTCGAGATCCTCGACTGCTCGGACGAGATCTTCGTCGTCTCCGAGCTCAGCCTTCCCGCTCTTCGAAACCTCAAGAAATGCCTCGACGTGTTTCGGGATCTGCAGTACAGCGAAGCGCGCGTTCGAATCGTCATGAATCGCTACGATCCGAGGGGGATCATCCGCCTCGAGGACGTCCAGGAGAGCCTTCGTTTCGAGGCGTTCTGGAAGTTCCCGAACGACTTTCTTCGCATCATGAACGGGATCAACACCGGCACTCCGGTCGTCGTCGGCGCGGAGGAGAGCGAGATCGCGAAGAGCCTCGTTCAGTTCTGCCGCAAGGTCGCCGGGAAGAGCGCGGAGGAGGTCGTGACGAGCGCGAAGAGCCGAAGCGGCGTCCTTGGGCGTCTCTTCGGCAAGAGCCGGGAGGAGTGACGTGGGTCTTCGAGAGAGGATGAAGATCGGGAAGAAGGGGCGAGAAGATTCGGAAGGCCCCGCGCAGCCTTCGGCGCGGGAAACGGCGGAGTCTCCCCCGAAGAGCCCGCTCTTCGCGCCGCGCAAGGACGAGCCTCGCGACGAGCTCCGCGAGCTCAAGGAGCACCTGCACCGGCAGCTCGTCGAGCGGATCGACTATTCCGTTTGGGAATCGCTCGAGGCGGGCGACCTCCGCGATCAGGTGACGCGCGTCGTCGAGGCGCTTCTCGTGGAGCAGGGAGTCCAACTCACCGAATTCGACCGGCGAAGGCTGATCGAGGAGATCCGAAACGAGACTCTCGGCCTCGGCCCGATCGAACAGTTTCTCCACGATCCGATGGTCTCGGACATTCTCGTCAACGGCCACGGCCAGGTGTATATCGAGCGCTACGGAAAGCTCGAGCTCACGAACGCGCGCTTCCGCGACGACTCGCACCTCATGCAGGTGATCGACCGAATCGTCTCGCGCGTCGGCCGGCGCGTCGACGAATCCTCGCCGATGGTGGACGCCCGTCTTCCCGACGGCTCGCGCGTGAACGCGATCATTCCGCCGCTCGCGATCGACGGGCCGGTTCTCTCGATCCGCCGCTTCGGCGTGCGCCAGCTCTTCATGAACGACCTGATCCGCCTGAACAGCATCACGGCGGAGATGGCGGAGCTCATCCGCGGGGCGGTGAAGGCGAAGCTCAACGTGCTCATTTCCGGCGGAACGGGCTCCGGAAAGACGACGCTTCTCAACATTCTCTCGGGCTACATCCCGCCCGAAGAGCGGATCGTCACGATCGAGGACGCGGCGGAGCTCCAGCTCCAGCAGCCGCACGTGGTGCGCCTCGAAACGCGCCCTCCGAACATCGAGGGTTCGGGCGAGGTCACGCAGCGGGATCTGGTTAGGAACGCGCTCCGCATGCGCCCCGACCGGATCGTGGTGGGCGAGGTCCGCGGCGATGAAGTGATGGACATGTTCCAGGCGATGAACACCGGACACGAGGGGTCGCTCACGACGATCCACGCGAACTCGCCGAGGGACGCGCTCGCTCGCCTCGAGACCCTGATGCTTCTCACCGGGTACTCGCTCCCCGAGAAGGGGATGCGCGAGATGATGTCCTCTGCGCTCGACCTGATCGTCCAGGTCTCCCGTCTGAGCGACGGAACCAGGAAGATCGTGAGCCTTTCCGAGGTCACCGGGATGGAAGGCGAGGTCGTGTCCACGCAGGAGATCTTCGTCTTCGAGCGGACCGGCGTGAGCGAGAGCGGCGAGGTGCTCGGGCGTTTCCGGCCGACCGGCGTTTCGCCCAGCTTCTTGAACCGGCTGGTTCTCGCGGGAGTGAACCTTCCGCAGGGGATCTTCAGCTCGCTGTAACGGGTGGATGATGCAATCCGGCGTGATCCTTCTAGTGTTCGTCTCGGTTCTCCTCGTCGCGCTCGGCGCGCTTCTTCTCGTCGAGTCCGGCCGCGGCGTGAAGAAGCTCCGCGAGCGCGTGAAGGAGATCGGCGGCGGGGCCGCCGCGGGACCGGGCGACCTCGATCTTATCCGTCTCCGGCGCTACAGCGAGATTCCTCCCCTCGAGAAGCTCCTCTCCGCCGGAAAGCTCGGATCGGCGATCAGTCTCTTTCTCGCGCAGGCCAATGTCTCTCTCAGCGTCGGGTCGTTCATCCTGCTCACGCTGACGCTCGCGTTCGGCGGCCTTCTTCTCGGCTCCCACTTGAGCCGTCTCTTCTTCGTGGGCCCCGTCCTCTTCGTGATCCTCGGGCTCCTCCCGTATCTCATCGTCGCCCAGAGAAGAAGAAAGAGGTTTCATAAGTTCACCGAACAGTTCCCCGACGCGCTCGAGCTGATCGCGAACGCGCTTCGCGCCGGGATGGCGTTCTCGGGAGCGCTCCGAATCGTGGCGCACGAGATGCCCGATCCGGTCGGCGGCGAGTTTTGGGTTGTCACGGAAGAGCATAACCTCGGTCTCGACATCCGGGAGTCGCTTCACCGGATGAACCGGCGCGTGGACATCCCGGACGTCCGCTTCTTCGTCACGGCCGTCGTCCTCCAGCGGGAAACAGGAGGGAACCTCGCCGAGATCCTCGACAACACGACGTCGATCATCCGCGACCGGTTCCGAATCCTCTCGGAGGCGCGGGTGCTGTCGGCTCAGGGACGTCTCTCGGGAGCGGCGCTCGTTCTCCTTCCCTTCGTGATGACGATCATCCTCTCGATCATCGCGCCGGGGTATCTCGCGATTCTGGTCTCCGATCCGATCGGCAAGTACATGCTCGTCGCGTGTCTCTTTCTAATGCTGATCGGTATCTTCACGATCCGAAAGATCGTGCGGATCAAGGTGTAGCGATGGGCCGGACCGTGCTTCTTGCGAGCGTTCTTCTCGTCTTCGCGGCGGTGTTCCTCGTCGTGGTGGCGATCTTTCTTCTCGGGCGCCGGCCGAAGACGGCTCTCGACGAGCGCCTGGAAAGCCTCTCGCGAAGAGAGATCCCGGGGCGCCGCCAGCCGGCGAGCCTGATCCGCGAGGGGGAGAAGCGCGGTTTCGGCCGCTTCCTCGGCGTCTTGTCCGGAGTATTCCCCGAGTCGTTCCTCGGAGAAGACGTTCGCCTCCGACTCGTGCGCGCCGGCCATTCGTGGCGGGAGACCCTCCCGATCCTCGTCGGCTTTCGGTTTCTCGGAGCGGTCGTCGTCGGAGCAACCGCGGTCGTTCTTGGGTTTCGCTACTTGGGCGCCGCGCCGCAGGTTCTTCTCATCGGGGCCGCCGCGCTGGTCGCCGGCTTTCTTCTTCCCGATTTCATTCTCTGGATCCGCATCGGCAAACGCCAGGAGGAAATCGTTCTGGGTCTCCCCGATGCGCTCGATCTCATGGTGATCTGCGTCGAGGCCGGGCTTGGTCTCAACGCGGCCATCCACCGGGTCGGAACCGAGATCGAGCATGTCTGTCCGCCGCTCAGCAAAGAGCTTCGCATGGTGAACCGCGAGATGCTAGCCGGCAGCTCGCGCAGCGACGCCCTCCAGAATCTCGCGCTCCGCACGGGCATCGAGGACATCAAGGCGCTCGTCGCGATTCTCATCCAAACCGAACGCTTGGGAACGAGCGTCGCGAAATCGCTTCGGATTCACGCGGACAACTTGAGGGTCCGCAGAAGACACCGGGCCGAGGAAAGAGCCCGGAAGGTTGCGGTGAAGCTGGTCTTTCCGCTGATCCTTTTCATCTTTCCGACGTTGCTTCTGGTGATCTTGGGTCCGGGAATGATCCAGCTGATCCGCGCGCTGTCCGAGGCCCAATAGGGGGCTCTCGGGAGGAGGTTCGAGACAATGAACATCTCTTGGAGCATTCTAATTCCGGCGCTGATCATCATCGGCATTCTGTACTTCGTGGTGCGCTCGAGGCGGAAGGGCCGGCAGGCGGCGAGCAAGAAGTAGCGGAAGCGCGGGAGGAGATCCCCCGCGCCCGGATTGGTTCATTTATCAAGGAGTTATTATGGCCCGAACGATCGTTTCGGCCTTGCTTCTGCTCGCGCTCATCACCGGATCGGCGCTTTCGGAAAGCGCGGATTGGGTTCGCGTCACGACGTGGGAGGGCCAAGAGATCGCGCTGGCGAACTTCGGGTTCTTCCGATCTTCGAACTGGGATGCGATCGCCGACTTCCGCGTCGATCGATCGAGCGTGCTCGTGGTGTACGGGGGCGCCCGCACCCGTATCTCGCTGTCGGAGATCCGGAGCGTGACCCAGGACCGTCCCGAGTTCACGAGTGCTTTCCACGGCGTGGTGATCGAGATGAACGACGGTCTTCGCTTCCGATGCGAAATGGTCCCCGAGACCAGCGGGGTCGCGGGGAGCGATCAGGTCGGCGAGGTCCGAATCCCCGGGCGCAAGATCAAGAGCATCGAGTTCGTCCGGGGCGCCTCATAGGGCGAAGAAGCGGAAGGGGCGGCGCGGGGTTTCCAAGACGTCCGCGATTCGCTCACGAGCGGCCCGCTTCGAGTCCCGGGTTCCGAGAGGCGCGGCGCCGCGCGCTCCGGGCGCTCCGCTCAGGGCGGAGAAGGAGGATTTCCGTGGGTATGGGCATTCGATCCCGAACGGATCGGAGGACGATCGGTATCTGGTTCAGTCTGGGCCTCTTCGTTCTCTCCCTCGTGATCTTGCTTGCTTGCGAGGCGAAGGACGAGGGACCGACCGGCCCGGGCACTCTCCCGACGGACGATCCGGTTCTGGATCGAGGGGCCGGCACGTTGCTCGCGGATGGATCGGACGAGAAGCCGATCTATGTCTACATCTTCAGCGAGTGGGGAGCTCCGCTCGAGGGGATCGCCGTTCGCTTCAGCGCTTCGGTCGGAGCGATCACCCCCTCCGCGGTCACGGATCAGGACGGCCGCGCGTCCGCGACGCTCCTAAGCGTGTACTCGAAGCAGGATCTCGTCTCGCGCGTCTGCGCGTCGATCTCCGAACGAGCCGACTCGACCGCGCTCCCGAAGGGGAAGACCGGGCCGCTCGCGCCGCAAGAACTGTTTGACGCGGCAAGAATCGTTCGGATCGGGACCGAGGGGGACGCGTTCGACTCGCCGGGAAAGAGCGGAGTCTCGGTGGAGGCCCTCGCGGCCGCCGCGCGATCCGCGTGCGCGGATCAGGCATTCCTCGGGGTCAGCGTCTCGCTCGGCGCGTCTCCCGCGAGGATTCCCGCGGACGGGGTAAGCGCCGCCTCGCTTGTCGCGGTTCTCACGGAAACGACTCGCGGCGTTCCGGTCGTGGGGTCGGTGCTCCGCTTCGCCGCGAGCGCGGGTTCGATCGAGGGAGAGAAGACGACCGACGGAGAGGGGATCGCGGTCGCCCGCCTGACGAGCGGAACCTCCCCCGACACGGCCGGTGTCAAAGTTTATGTCGGAACATCTCTCGCCGCGGATACGGAGGTCCAGTTCGCGCCGATCACGATGCGCCTCGTGGCGGACCCTTCGATCGTGAACGCGGACGGAGAGAGCGCGAGCCAAATCGCGGCGACTCTTCTCTCCGAACAATCGACACCGCTCGCGGGGCTTTCGATCGAGTTCGAGACCGACCGCGGTGCGGTCTCCTCGCCGGTCACGACCGGAACGGACGGGAGGGCGGTCGCGACGCTGACGAGCGAATCCGAATCGGCCGTCGCGACGGTGAAGGCGCGCTTCGCGGGGGCGCTCGTCGAGTCGGTCGAGGTCCGCTTCGCGACGAGCTTCCGGCCCGCGAGCCTCGTCCTCACCGCAGGACCGTCCTTGATCGTCGCGGACGGCGTGAGCACGGCCTTGCTCCGCGCGGCCGTGTTCGACTCGACCGGGATCGCGGTCCCCGACGGAACGCCGGTCCGCTTCGAGATGCTCTCGGGGGGCGGAACCGTGAGCGGGCTCGCGGCGACGGCGGGGGGCGCAGCGACGATGGTCCTCATGAGCGGGACGCGAAGCGGGGTCGCGACGATCCGCGCAGAGGCGGGCGGCGCGGCCGACACGATCGCGGTTCGCTACGTTCCCGGCGCGCCCTCGCGCATCGATCTCTCGGCGAACCCGAGCGCGCTTCTCGCGAACGGCGTGGAGAGGTCCGCGATCGCGGCCGCCGTCTTCGACGCGCACGAAAACCGCGCGGGCGCGGGGATCGAGGTGAGCTTCGCCGCGACGCGCGGCGCGATCGAGCCGCGCGCGACGACCGACAGCACGGGAAACGCGCGCGTCTTCTACACCGCGGCGTTCGGCGCGGGCGAGGCGCGGATCGACGCCTCGGCCGGCGGCGCTTCGGCGCAACTTAGGCTCTCGCTTCTTTCGGATGCGCCCTCGGCGATCCTCCTCGACTCGCTCTCCCGCGACGCGATCCGTGTTCAGGGAACCGGCGCTCCGGAAGCGGCCACGATGATCTTCCGCGTCTACGACAAGAACGGGATTCCGATCGGTCCGGACAGCCCGACGCGCGTCGTCTTCGAGCTGAAGGCGGCGACGGGAGGCGGGGAGTATCTCCATCCGACCGCCGATACGACCGACGCGATGGGACGCGTGCGCGCGACGCTCGTCAGCGGGACGCGGCCCGGCGTCACGGAGACCGTTGCCCGCATCTCTTCGGTCAGCCCGGCCGTCGAGTCGCAGGTGATCCCGATCGCGATCCACGGGTTCCTCCCGCATCCGACGCATCTGGACGTAGCGGCGGACACGCTGAACATCCCAGGGATGATCTACGACAACTGGGAGAACCCTATCCTCGCGCTCGTCTACGACCGCTTCTCGAACCCGGTACCCGAGGGGACGGTCGTCTACTTCTCGACGAACTACGGCGGCGTCACCGGTTCCGACACGACCGACGCGTACGGGCGCGCGAAGGCGACGTTCGTCTCCAAGAACCCGCGCCCCGGCGACGGCCTGGTTACGGTGACGGCGCAGACGGCGGACTCTCTCGGCAACCCGATCACCGCGCAGACTTCCTTCCGGATGAGCGGCTCGACCGCGCCGATCGTCGTCGCCCCGACGACCTTCTCGATCGCGGACGGCGGCTCGCAGTATTTCACGTATCAACTGCACGACGTCTACGGCAACCCGCTCACGCATCACACGAGCGTCGAGGTGACGACGACTTCCGGAACGCTCGCGGGAGACATCCAGTTCGAGTTGCCGGACGTGATCGGCGGGTACACATCCTTCTCGTTCTATCTCGCCGACGCGCTGCCGGGGGATCCCGATCCCCCGCTGGCCGTGTTCGTGACGATTCAGGTGACGAGCCTGAACGGAAACGCGTCGATCACGATCCCGGGCACGATCGACTAGGTAGGTCTCCTCATGCATCGCGAAGCGCCCTCTCCGAAAAGGGAGGGCGTTTCCCTTTGGTGTGCGGCCGGGGAGAAAGAAGACGGCCTTTGGGCGATCCCGGGAATCCCGCGGCCGACCCGGGCGGACGAGCGTCGGATCTCCCTGATTTTTCGGCGGTTTCCGGGCGTCGAACCGCGGGTTCTGCTCCGTTCGTCCTCCCCGACAGGCGCGCGCGTGGGGAATAGGAGGTACAACCCGTTGATTTTCATAGCGAAACATGCTGAGGAACTCCTCCCGGGGGCCCGTGTGGGTCCGAGGGGGCTCCGGCGGGCGGTCCGCGAGGTAGCCCCACAACTCGTTGCTTAAAAACGCGATAGAGTTTTCTTTCGCGCACCGATGTTTTTGTTTGACAGGTTTTCGGGGCGCTCCTATAGTGCGACGTGTCGCAGATATTGTGACTCGGGTGTCTCCGGATCGCTATATGTTGAAGCGGATTCGGGTTCGATCGTGACTCCGCTTCGGAGCTTGCTGGGTTATCCTCTTGTGAAGTAGCTTCTTGTGAGCTCCGAACGTGCTCGGGGTGCGGGAGTTCTTTCCTCTGAACCCTTCCTCGATCCGGAGAAGCATCCTCTCTTTCGCTTGACATTTGTATAGTAGGCCGGCACGATGTTCCGTATGGGCGTGTCGGTTCCAGGGCAGCCGATGCCCGCCTGTTTCGCCCGGGAGGCGTGCCTCCCGCATCGGGGATCGTGCCCCCATTCTCGGACGGCGAAGCGGCGGTTGGAGGCAAGGGTTGATGGGAGCGAGCGGGGTCGCAGCGAGGGGAATCATGGGCGAGGCGGCGTTCAACTTCCCGGATCGCCAGGAGGGACTGGCCTTCCGGAGGATGTACACAACCCCCGGTGTGCATCCGTTCGACGAGGTGGAGTGGGAGTCCCGCACGGCGTCGATCACGAACGAAAAGGGTGAGGTCGTCTTCGAGAAGAAGGACCTCGAGTTCCCGACTTTTTGGTCGCAGCTCGCGACCAACGTGACCGTATCGAAGTACTTTCACAAGAACAAGCCGGCCCCGCACGGCGAGAAGAGCCTCCGGCAGCTGGTCGGTCGGGTTGCCCAGACGATCACCGACTGGGGGTGGGCGGGCGGTTACTTCCTGACGGAAGAGGATCGCGACGTCTTCCACCACGAGCTGATCTATCTGCTCCTGCACCAGAACGCCGCCTTCAACAGCCCGGTTTGGTTCAACGTGGGCATCGAGAAGAAACCGCAGTGCTCCGCGTGCTTCATCAACTCCGTGGAAGACCGGATGGAGTCGATTCTCCAGCTTGCGAAGACCGAAGGGATGCTCTTCAAGTGGGGCTCGGGCACAGGCACCAACCTTTCTCCGATCCGCTCCTCTCGCGAATGCCTTTCGAGCGGCGGAAGCTGCTCGGGTCCCGTCTCGTTCATGAAGGGGTACGACGCCTTCGCGGGCGTGATCAAGTCGGGAGGGAAGACGCGCCGCGCCGCGAAGATGGTGATCCTCAACCTGGATCACCCGGACATCGTCGAGTTCATCCGGTGCAAGGCGGAAGAGGAGAAGAAGGCGTGGACGCTCATCGACGCGGGCTACGACGGCTCGCTCGACGGCGACGCGTATTCCTCGGTCTACTTCCAGAACTCGAACAACAGCGTCCGCGCGACGGACGACTTCATGAACGCCGTGGTCGAGAACCGGGAGTGGAAGACCCGCGCGGTGGCGAGCGGCAAGGTCGTGGAGACGTTCAAGGCGCGCGACTTGATGAACTGGATCGCCGAGGCGGCGCACGTCTGCGGCGATCCGGGCATGCAGTTCGACACGACGATCAACGATTGGCACACCTGTCCGAGCAGCGGGCGGATCCACGCGTCGAACCCGTGCTCCGAGTACATGTTCCTCGACGACTCGGCGTGCAACCTGGCGTCCTTGAACCTCATGCGCTACCGGCGCGACGACGGTTCCTTCGACGTCGAACGTTTCTTCCATTCGGTCGACATCATGATCACCGCGCAGGAGATCATCGTCGACAACGCGAGCTATCCGACGAAGGCGATCGAGGAGAACTCACACGTGTTCCGGCCCCTCGGCCTCGGCTACGCGAACCTCGGCGCGCTTCTGATGTCGAGCGGGCTCCCTTACGATTCCGACGAGGGGAGAGCCTACGCGGCGGCGGTCACCTCGCTGCTGGGCGGGCGCGCGTATCTCCAGTCCGCGCGTCTCGCCGCGAAGCTGGGACCTTTCGAGGGTTTCGAGAAGAACCGCGAGCCGATGCTCCGCGTCATTCGAAAGCACCTCGATGCGGCCAAGGAGATCCCGGCCGACACGCTGCCGAGCTCCCTCTGGGAATCGTCGGAGCAGGTCTGGCAACAGGCGCTCGCGGAGGGGAAGAAGCGCGGCTTCCGCAACGCGCAAGTGACGGTTCTCGCGCCCACCGGAACGATCGCGTTCATGATGGACTGCGACACGACCGGCATCGAGCCGGATATCGCGCTCGTCAAGTACAAGAAGCTCGTCGGCGGCGGAATGATGAAGATCGTGAACCGGACGGTCCCTCTCGCCCTCAAGGTTCTCGGCTACGACGGTGCCTGCGTCGCGGAGATCCTCGACTACATCGACAAGAACGACACGATCGAGGCGGCTCCCGGGCTGAAGGAGAAGAGCCTCCCCGTCTTCGATTGCGCGTTCAAGCCCATGGACGGAGTGCGCTCGATTTCCTACATGGGCCATGTGCGCATGATAGCCGCCGTGCAGCCGTTTCTCTCCGGGGCGATCTCGAAGACGGTGAACATGCCGACCGAGGCGACCCCCGAGGAGATCGCGAGCGTCTACATCGAGGCTTGGAAGACCGGCATCAAAGCGATCGCGATCTATCGCGACGGCTCGAAGCGAACGCAGCCCCTCACGACGGCGCGGGTGACTGCAGCGCCGGAGAAGGTCGGGTCAGCAGTCCGCAGGCGGCTTCCGGACGAGCGGCGTTCGATCACGCACAAGCTGAGCATTGGAGGACACGAGGGATACCTCACCGTCGGTCTTTACGAAGACGGAATGCCCGGAGAGATCTTCCTCACGATGTCGAAGCAGGGGTCGGTCGTCTCGGGGCTCATGGACGCGTTCGCGACGTGCGTGTCGATGGCGCTGCAATACGGAGTGCCCCTGGAGGTGCTCTGCAACAAGTTTAGCCATATGAGGTTCGAGCCTTCAGGATTCACGAACAGCAAGGAGATCCCGATCGCGAAGTCGGTCCTCGACTACATCTTCCGCTGGCTCTCTCTTCGGTTCTTGAGCGAGCGGGAGGGTAAGGAGGGGCAGGACGCGGCCTCTCGCCAGACCGAGCTCTTCGGCGCCGGAGGAGCACCGGGGGAGCGAAGCGCTGGGATCGTTCCGATCCCGCTGGAAAGCCCGCAGAGCATCGAGGCGCGCGAGAAGTGGGTATTTCAGGCGCAGTCGGACGCTCCGGCGTGCTACGAATGCGGATCGCTCATGGTTCGGAGCGGATCCTGCTATCGATGCACCAACTGCGGCTCGACTTCGGGTTGCAGTTAGGCTAGGTGCCGGGTTCGCTCGGGTATCCGGTACCGATAGACAATACCGACCGAGAGGGGGCCCGCTTCCGCGTCGGCCCGCCTCGCGCCGGGCCCCGCGACTCGCCTTGCGGGGCCCGCGACGTCTCCGCCGCGAAGGTCGAATCGGGCGCGGTTCTATCGGAAGGCCGACCGCGCGTTCTGCTTTACCGTGAGGCGGGTTCGGGCTATCTTGAGAACGCTATGGCGAGGATCTACACACGGGGCGGCGACGAGGGGGAAACCTCGCTCTTCGGAGGCGAGAGGGTTCCGAAGAACCACCCGCGGGTCCGCGCATACGGAGAAGTCGACGAGCTCGGCTCCGCCGTCGGGGTCGCCCTCTCCGGTCTCGACCCGGGCTGGGACATCGCGCGCACTCTTCGATCGATTCAACATCAACTGTTTCGAGTCGG contains:
- a CDS encoding AAA family ATPase, producing the protein MSNLRVIVVDSDEVTRRAILSHLAVLPGVDVIGDAADPATGHRLIRQNRPDLVLVEVGGMDDAGMRLAADVHAEMPRTAVFVSSPHKNPDLILKAMGAGAKEFLLRPVELHVLTKSIEKILRDPSRHEGAGARRGRLITFFSNKGGVGTTTLATNTAAGLAKEGLGPVGLVDFDLQLGNVASFLNLNPNYTVYDLVTQLDKVTPDSVDGFLAKHDSGISVLAEPKTPAEAESITPSQATRTIELFRSAYSYVVVDTPKGFDERTLEILDCSDEIFVVSELSLPALRNLKKCLDVFRDLQYSEARVRIVMNRYDPRGIIRLEDVQESLRFEAFWKFPNDFLRIMNGINTGTPVVVGAEESEIAKSLVQFCRKVAGKSAEEVVTSAKSRSGVLGRLFGKSREE
- a CDS encoding CpaF family protein, translated to MKIGKKGREDSEGPAQPSARETAESPPKSPLFAPRKDEPRDELRELKEHLHRQLVERIDYSVWESLEAGDLRDQVTRVVEALLVEQGVQLTEFDRRRLIEEIRNETLGLGPIEQFLHDPMVSDILVNGHGQVYIERYGKLELTNARFRDDSHLMQVIDRIVSRVGRRVDESSPMVDARLPDGSRVNAIIPPLAIDGPVLSIRRFGVRQLFMNDLIRLNSITAEMAELIRGAVKAKLNVLISGGTGSGKTTLLNILSGYIPPEERIVTIEDAAELQLQQPHVVRLETRPPNIEGSGEVTQRDLVRNALRMRPDRIVVGEVRGDEVMDMFQAMNTGHEGSLTTIHANSPRDALARLETLMLLTGYSLPEKGMREMMSSALDLIVQVSRLSDGTRKIVSLSEVTGMEGEVVSTQEIFVFERTGVSESGEVLGRFRPTGVSPSFLNRLVLAGVNLPQGIFSSL
- a CDS encoding type II secretion system F family protein, whose translation is MMQSGVILLVFVSVLLVALGALLLVESGRGVKKLRERVKEIGGGAAAGPGDLDLIRLRRYSEIPPLEKLLSAGKLGSAISLFLAQANVSLSVGSFILLTLTLAFGGLLLGSHLSRLFFVGPVLFVILGLLPYLIVAQRRRKRFHKFTEQFPDALELIANALRAGMAFSGALRIVAHEMPDPVGGEFWVVTEEHNLGLDIRESLHRMNRRVDIPDVRFFVTAVVLQRETGGNLAEILDNTTSIIRDRFRILSEARVLSAQGRLSGAALVLLPFVMTIILSIIAPGYLAILVSDPIGKYMLVACLFLMLIGIFTIRKIVRIKV
- a CDS encoding type II secretion system F family protein, with product MGRTVLLASVLLVFAAVFLVVVAIFLLGRRPKTALDERLESLSRREIPGRRQPASLIREGEKRGFGRFLGVLSGVFPESFLGEDVRLRLVRAGHSWRETLPILVGFRFLGAVVVGATAVVLGFRYLGAAPQVLLIGAAALVAGFLLPDFILWIRIGKRQEEIVLGLPDALDLMVICVEAGLGLNAAIHRVGTEIEHVCPPLSKELRMVNREMLAGSSRSDALQNLALRTGIEDIKALVAILIQTERLGTSVAKSLRIHADNLRVRRRHRAEERARKVAVKLVFPLILFIFPTLLLVILGPGMIQLIRALSEAQ
- a CDS encoding Ig-like domain-containing protein, which translates into the protein MGIRSRTDRRTIGIWFSLGLFVLSLVILLACEAKDEGPTGPGTLPTDDPVLDRGAGTLLADGSDEKPIYVYIFSEWGAPLEGIAVRFSASVGAITPSAVTDQDGRASATLLSVYSKQDLVSRVCASISERADSTALPKGKTGPLAPQELFDAARIVRIGTEGDAFDSPGKSGVSVEALAAAARSACADQAFLGVSVSLGASPARIPADGVSAASLVAVLTETTRGVPVVGSVLRFAASAGSIEGEKTTDGEGIAVARLTSGTSPDTAGVKVYVGTSLAADTEVQFAPITMRLVADPSIVNADGESASQIAATLLSEQSTPLAGLSIEFETDRGAVSSPVTTGTDGRAVATLTSESESAVATVKARFAGALVESVEVRFATSFRPASLVLTAGPSLIVADGVSTALLRAAVFDSTGIAVPDGTPVRFEMLSGGGTVSGLAATAGGAATMVLMSGTRSGVATIRAEAGGAADTIAVRYVPGAPSRIDLSANPSALLANGVERSAIAAAVFDAHENRAGAGIEVSFAATRGAIEPRATTDSTGNARVFYTAAFGAGEARIDASAGGASAQLRLSLLSDAPSAILLDSLSRDAIRVQGTGAPEAATMIFRVYDKNGIPIGPDSPTRVVFELKAATGGGEYLHPTADTTDAMGRVRATLVSGTRPGVTETVARISSVSPAVESQVIPIAIHGFLPHPTHLDVAADTLNIPGMIYDNWENPILALVYDRFSNPVPEGTVVYFSTNYGGVTGSDTTDAYGRAKATFVSKNPRPGDGLVTVTAQTADSLGNPITAQTSFRMSGSTAPIVVAPTTFSIADGGSQYFTYQLHDVYGNPLTHHTSVEVTTTSGTLAGDIQFELPDVIGGYTSFSFYLADALPGDPDPPLAVFVTIQVTSLNGNASITIPGTID
- a CDS encoding vitamin B12-dependent ribonucleotide reductase, with the protein product MGASGVAARGIMGEAAFNFPDRQEGLAFRRMYTTPGVHPFDEVEWESRTASITNEKGEVVFEKKDLEFPTFWSQLATNVTVSKYFHKNKPAPHGEKSLRQLVGRVAQTITDWGWAGGYFLTEEDRDVFHHELIYLLLHQNAAFNSPVWFNVGIEKKPQCSACFINSVEDRMESILQLAKTEGMLFKWGSGTGTNLSPIRSSRECLSSGGSCSGPVSFMKGYDAFAGVIKSGGKTRRAAKMVILNLDHPDIVEFIRCKAEEEKKAWTLIDAGYDGSLDGDAYSSVYFQNSNNSVRATDDFMNAVVENREWKTRAVASGKVVETFKARDLMNWIAEAAHVCGDPGMQFDTTINDWHTCPSSGRIHASNPCSEYMFLDDSACNLASLNLMRYRRDDGSFDVERFFHSVDIMITAQEIIVDNASYPTKAIEENSHVFRPLGLGYANLGALLMSSGLPYDSDEGRAYAAAVTSLLGGRAYLQSARLAAKLGPFEGFEKNREPMLRVIRKHLDAAKEIPADTLPSSLWESSEQVWQQALAEGKKRGFRNAQVTVLAPTGTIAFMMDCDTTGIEPDIALVKYKKLVGGGMMKIVNRTVPLALKVLGYDGACVAEILDYIDKNDTIEAAPGLKEKSLPVFDCAFKPMDGVRSISYMGHVRMIAAVQPFLSGAISKTVNMPTEATPEEIASVYIEAWKTGIKAIAIYRDGSKRTQPLTTARVTAAPEKVGSAVRRRLPDERRSITHKLSIGGHEGYLTVGLYEDGMPGEIFLTMSKQGSVVSGLMDAFATCVSMALQYGVPLEVLCNKFSHMRFEPSGFTNSKEIPIAKSVLDYIFRWLSLRFLSEREGKEGQDAASRQTELFGAGGAPGERSAGIVPIPLESPQSIEAREKWVFQAQSDAPACYECGSLMVRSGSCYRCTNCGSTSGCS